In Clostridium swellfunianum, a genomic segment contains:
- a CDS encoding D-alanine--D-alanine ligase encodes MRVGVITGGTSAEREISIKTGIEMMKNLDKNKYKAIEIQINNRRDLIDKLLKENIDFALIALHGKFGEDGEAQEILESLNIPYSGSGILASSLCMDKDISKRLMKAEGIPTPEWIAIKKHQELNYELINRIGYPVVVKPVNGGSSLGTYIVKNSDDIVDAVLKAFSYDEEIIIEKYIRGREITCSILSGKLLPIIEIKPYSEFFDYRAKYDDKASEEIVIELDEELKCKVGNICRKCWSLFKCSVYGRIDMIIKDNEPYVLEVNTLPGMTKNSLLPKSAKSYGLSFTELLNSIIELSLKINR; translated from the coding sequence ATGAGAGTAGGTGTTATAACCGGTGGTACTTCAGCAGAGAGAGAAATTTCTATAAAAACAGGAATAGAAATGATGAAGAACCTAGATAAAAATAAATATAAGGCAATAGAAATACAGATAAACAACAGAAGAGATTTAATTGATAAACTACTAAAAGAAAATATAGATTTTGCTCTTATTGCCCTTCACGGAAAGTTTGGTGAAGATGGAGAAGCGCAGGAAATTTTAGAAAGTCTGAATATACCATATTCAGGATCAGGCATACTAGCCAGTAGTTTATGTATGGATAAGGATATCTCTAAAAGGCTTATGAAGGCTGAGGGAATCCCAACACCAGAGTGGATTGCTATAAAAAAGCATCAAGAATTAAACTATGAGCTAATAAATAGAATAGGATACCCTGTAGTTGTAAAACCTGTTAATGGAGGTTCAAGTCTCGGAACTTATATAGTAAAAAACAGTGATGATATAGTTGATGCGGTATTAAAAGCTTTTAGTTATGATGAGGAAATTATAATAGAAAAATATATTAGAGGCAGAGAAATAACCTGCAGTATTCTAAGTGGTAAACTTCTTCCTATTATTGAGATAAAACCATATTCTGAGTTCTTTGATTATAGAGCTAAATATGATGATAAAGCCTCGGAGGAAATAGTTATAGAGCTTGATGAAGAATTAAAATGCAAGGTTGGTAATATTTGCAGAAAATGCTGGAGTTTATTTAAATGCAGTGTGTATGGTAGAATAGACATGATAATAAAGGATAATGAGCCATATGTGCTTGAAGTAAATACTTTGCCTGGAATGACTAAAAACAGTCTTCTTCCTAAAAGTGCTAAGTCTTATGGCTTAAGCTTTACAGAACTTTTAAATTCTATAATTGAGCTGTCATTAAAAATCAATCGTTAA
- a CDS encoding GIY-YIG nuclease family protein → MELKEKVKNLPSSPGVYFMKDSQGTIIYVGKSKNLKSRVSSYFQNSNTRTSKTEKLVMNIKDFEYILTDTEFEALLLECKLIKALKPSYNRKMKNPLSYVYIKININEAYPSIIVTNVLNKGDSCLYLGPYTSKGTVERAIQGIKETYKIMCSNPSQSKNACLNYSLGLCIGICLGKSSEVYRSIIDKIIALFNRTDESILEEMEKNMLTAAERFDFETAAKYRDYIASINALIGTAKVKDFTEQNKNFIVMEHLDESELKYFLINGNKVLASDKIDLNIIDKIKLKDDLNMKILECFTSSNMENSQEVDRDDIDESHIIYSYLKSSNCRYVIILNVWIAEKNSVEINTALDNLLC, encoded by the coding sequence ATGGAATTAAAGGAGAAAGTAAAAAACCTGCCTTCATCTCCTGGAGTGTATTTTATGAAGGATTCACAAGGTACTATTATTTATGTGGGCAAATCTAAGAATCTAAAAAGCAGAGTTAGTTCTTACTTTCAAAATTCAAATACTCGCACTTCAAAAACAGAAAAGCTTGTAATGAATATTAAGGATTTCGAATATATACTTACCGACACAGAATTTGAAGCCTTACTTTTAGAGTGTAAGCTAATAAAAGCTTTAAAGCCAAGTTATAATAGAAAAATGAAAAACCCATTGTCTTATGTTTATATAAAAATAAATATAAACGAAGCTTACCCTAGCATTATAGTAACTAATGTATTAAACAAAGGTGATAGCTGCTTATATCTCGGGCCTTATACAAGCAAAGGGACTGTGGAGCGTGCTATTCAAGGAATAAAGGAAACCTACAAAATAATGTGCAGCAATCCTTCTCAGAGCAAAAATGCTTGCTTAAATTATTCCTTAGGACTATGTATAGGCATATGTTTAGGTAAATCAAGTGAAGTATACAGGAGCATAATAGATAAGATTATTGCCTTATTTAATCGCACTGATGAGAGCATTCTTGAAGAAATGGAGAAAAATATGCTAACAGCTGCTGAGCGCTTTGATTTTGAAACTGCTGCAAAGTATAGGGACTACATTGCTTCCATAAATGCGCTTATAGGTACTGCAAAGGTTAAAGATTTTACTGAGCAGAATAAAAACTTTATAGTTATGGAACACCTCGATGAAAGTGAATTGAAATATTTTTTAATCAATGGGAACAAAGTACTTGCTAGTGATAAAATTGATTTAAATATCATAGACAAAATCAAATTAAAAGATGATTTAAATATGAAGATTTTGGAATGTTTCACTTCTAGTAATATGGAAAACTCTCAAGAAGTTGATAGAGATGATATAGATGAGTCTCATATAATATACAGTTACTTAAAAAGCAGTAATTGCAGGTATGTTATTATACTAAATGTATGGATTGCAGAAAAAAATTCTGTTGAAATTAACACTGCTTTGGATAATTTATTATGTTGA
- a CDS encoding SLC13 family permease, which translates to MSEYLLQLNKKMVYHGYSIIKRDIVFAIAFVLAAASCFVNNPKLEYIDFKVLFSLFNLMIVVKAFEELKILDKFAIAIVNRSRSLRGISLVLIFICFFTSMLITNDVALITFVPLTLIISRKTGKAMLNTVIFQTLAANIGSSLTPMGNPQNLYIFSFYKLTSVQFFTTIGVMTILGGAWLYIVNLKLNKETLDIKLAEIELKDKLEALVWAAVFCIITVSILDAVSYKFAFIATIAAVLIFNNSLLARIDYLLLVTFICFFIFIGNVSSIEFIYSYVIRWLNGTASVFLSSIFFSQFISNVPAAILLSKFTDNWRALLLGVNLGGMGTLIASLASVISYKLFIKENPKEGKIYMLRFSLYNFISLILLSAVSYIIVLR; encoded by the coding sequence ATGTCAGAATATCTACTTCAGTTAAACAAAAAAATGGTTTACCATGGCTATAGTATAATCAAGAGAGACATTGTATTTGCTATAGCCTTTGTACTGGCAGCCGCAAGCTGCTTTGTAAATAATCCAAAGCTTGAATACATTGATTTTAAGGTGCTATTTAGTTTGTTTAATCTTATGATTGTAGTAAAAGCTTTTGAAGAACTAAAAATATTGGATAAGTTTGCTATAGCTATTGTAAACAGAAGCAGAAGCTTAAGAGGGATTTCGCTAGTTTTAATTTTTATATGCTTTTTTACGTCCATGCTGATAACTAATGATGTAGCTTTAATAACCTTTGTCCCATTAACTTTAATTATTAGCAGAAAAACAGGAAAAGCTATGCTTAATACTGTTATTTTTCAAACCTTAGCTGCTAATATAGGGAGTAGCTTGACTCCAATGGGAAATCCCCAGAACTTATATATATTCTCATTTTATAAACTTACCTCAGTGCAATTTTTTACCACTATTGGAGTAATGACTATATTAGGTGGAGCTTGGTTATATATTGTAAACTTGAAGCTTAACAAGGAAACTCTGGATATAAAGCTTGCTGAAATTGAATTAAAAGACAAGCTGGAAGCCCTAGTATGGGCAGCAGTATTTTGTATTATAACAGTCTCTATACTTGATGCTGTAAGCTATAAGTTTGCATTTATAGCTACAATTGCCGCAGTATTGATTTTTAATAATAGCTTGCTTGCAAGGATAGACTATTTACTATTGGTAACCTTTATTTGCTTTTTTATATTTATAGGAAATGTTTCTAGTATAGAATTTATATACAGCTATGTGATTCGCTGGCTTAATGGCACAGCTTCAGTGTTTTTAAGCTCTATATTTTTCAGCCAGTTCATAAGCAATGTTCCGGCTGCAATTCTTTTATCAAAGTTTACTGATAATTGGAGAGCCCTGCTTTTAGGAGTTAATTTGGGAGGTATGGGAACACTTATCGCTTCACTGGCAAGCGTTATTTCTTATAAGCTTTTTATTAAGGAAAATCCAAAGGAAGGCAAGATTTATATGCTTAGATTTAGTCTGTATAATTTTATAAGCTTAATTTTATTGTCGGCAGTAAGCTATATAATAGTGTTGAGATAA
- a CDS encoding dihydrofolate reductase produces the protein MINMIVAVDRNLGIGCNNKLLAQIKPDMEYFKKVTANSVVVMGYNTYMSIPKRPLPNRVNIVLTSKNIELEGAIVVSSIDELIDTLDNYKKEIYIIGGASVYKQMMPYADMLYITHVFDSFEADSFFPEIDECWEVENITAEKENLFHKHPHVFAVYKRK, from the coding sequence ATGATTAATATGATAGTTGCAGTAGACAGAAACTTAGGCATAGGTTGTAATAATAAGCTGCTTGCGCAAATAAAACCAGACATGGAGTATTTTAAAAAAGTTACAGCAAACAGTGTTGTGGTAATGGGATATAATACATATATGTCTATACCTAAAAGGCCTTTACCTAATAGAGTTAACATAGTTTTGACGTCGAAAAATATAGAACTGGAAGGTGCTATTGTTGTATCTAGCATTGATGAGTTGATTGATACCTTAGATAACTATAAGAAAGAGATCTACATAATAGGTGGGGCTTCAGTATATAAGCAAATGATGCCTTATGCAGACATGTTATACATAACACATGTGTTTGATTCATTTGAGGCAGATTCATTTTTTCCTGAAATAGACGAATGCTGGGAAGTAGAAAATATAACTGCAGAAAAAGAAAATTTGTTTCATAAGCATCCCCATGTGTTTGCTGTATATAAAAGAAAGTAG
- a CDS encoding thymidylate synthase — translation MLKADKVFIENIKEIMENGNTDEGQKVRPHYADGVEAHTIFITQVVEKYNIANNEFPITTLRPIYIKKAISEILWIYQDQTENLEVLKDKHGITWWDEWDIGNRTIGQRYGATVRKYDLMNGLLKGLKNEPYGRRHIVNLYQYADFKESKGLYPCAFETLWSVRGEYLDMTLSQRSSDYLVAGHINKMQYVALMMMVARHVGLKPGNFMHVVQNLHIYDRHLEQARELLSRTPSEKTPRLILKEGKTDFYSFTVDDFELVDYEPVKPQLKFELGI, via the coding sequence ATGTTGAAAGCAGATAAAGTATTTATAGAGAACATAAAAGAAATAATGGAAAACGGAAATACAGATGAAGGGCAAAAGGTTAGACCCCACTATGCTGATGGTGTAGAGGCTCATACTATTTTTATTACACAGGTAGTAGAAAAATACAATATAGCAAATAATGAGTTTCCGATAACTACCTTAAGACCTATTTACATTAAAAAAGCAATATCTGAAATCCTATGGATTTACCAAGATCAAACAGAAAATCTTGAAGTCTTAAAGGATAAGCACGGTATTACTTGGTGGGATGAATGGGATATTGGAAACAGAACTATAGGTCAAAGATATGGTGCTACTGTAAGAAAGTATGATTTGATGAATGGTCTTTTAAAAGGGTTAAAGAACGAACCTTATGGGAGGCGGCATATAGTAAATCTTTATCAATATGCCGATTTTAAGGAAAGCAAAGGACTTTACCCATGTGCCTTCGAGACTTTATGGAGTGTAAGAGGAGAATATCTTGACATGACTCTTTCACAAAGATCTTCAGATTATCTTGTGGCTGGGCATATAAATAAAATGCAATATGTTGCTCTTATGATGATGGTTGCTAGACACGTAGGCTTAAAGCCAGGAAATTTCATGCACGTTGTTCAAAACCTTCATATTTATGACAGACACTTAGAACAAGCAAGAGAGCTTTTATCAAGAACTCCAAGCGAAAAGACTCCTAGGCTTATACTTAAAGAAGGAAAGACTGATTTTTACAGCTTTACTGTTGATGACTTTGAACTTGTGGACTATGAGCCAGTTAAACCACAGCTGAAATTTGAATTAGGGATTTAA
- a CDS encoding cell wall hydrolase — translation MAYSARELLARILRCEAGGEGENGMKAVASVIMNRVNAPGGEYLRIGQGDVRKVIYQKGQFDCVRSTLRGQPNPQTIWANPPEEIHYAIADWALSGNRIFTVGASLWYFNPFIPSCPYSFPYNGTGRFQVRVVQHCFYNPTSLYFQT, via the coding sequence GTGGCATATAGTGCAAGAGAATTATTAGCAAGAATACTCAGGTGTGAAGCTGGCGGCGAAGGCGAAAACGGTATGAAGGCGGTTGCTTCTGTAATTATGAATAGAGTTAATGCTCCTGGTGGTGAATATTTAAGAATAGGTCAAGGCGATGTAAGAAAGGTAATATATCAAAAAGGACAATTTGACTGTGTTCGTTCTACGCTAAGAGGTCAACCAAACCCCCAAACAATTTGGGCTAATCCACCAGAAGAAATACATTATGCAATTGCTGACTGGGCGTTATCTGGAAATAGGATATTTACAGTAGGTGCTTCCCTATGGTACTTTAATCCATTTATCCCTTCATGTCCGTACTCTTTTCCATACAATGGAACTGGTAGATTCCAGGTAAGAGTGGTTCAGCATTGCTTCTACAACCCGACATCACTTTATTTTCAAACATAA
- a CDS encoding 3D domain-containing protein, translated as MIKRLISLLTAIALLFSASYLVYADDNPQDAIAQNRIKFQQMSDNIIEINQKIIDMNDQLDKFKNDIAKNNKDINENTKLIEAEASNMERLVKEVESSQELANKRIRTMYISGYSKNFLEILLSSENMSDFFYKYEAIKRVISFDKKLIDNLITKKAALNESISKLNQKKQKLDELKASNVAALAKLDEDKQKLEALVKQFNQEKLAAAELIKENEEKLISHAISVVDSSSSGINDVKSALQTLNSLIPQLSTASVKAKAKDYVAKGNTKLADLIAKAAQESQPASNSSDTYKATYSMTATAYAGGTLTAMGLKPIRDPNGLSTIAVDPTVIPLGSKVFIPGYGYAIASDTGGKIKGNIIDLYMNSVAECITWGRRPVTLNLVAYPGEW; from the coding sequence GTGATAAAAAGATTAATTTCTTTACTTACAGCAATTGCTCTTTTGTTTAGTGCAAGCTATCTAGTTTATGCTGATGATAACCCACAAGATGCAATAGCACAAAATAGAATAAAATTTCAGCAAATGAGCGACAATATCATTGAAATTAACCAAAAAATTATTGACATGAATGATCAACTAGATAAATTTAAAAATGACATAGCAAAAAATAATAAAGATATAAATGAAAACACTAAACTTATAGAGGCAGAAGCCTCAAACATGGAAAGGCTTGTTAAAGAGGTTGAAAGCAGTCAGGAGCTTGCGAACAAAAGAATTAGAACTATGTACATAAGCGGATACAGTAAAAACTTCCTTGAAATTCTTCTCAGCTCTGAGAATATGTCAGATTTTTTCTATAAATATGAAGCTATAAAGAGAGTCATATCCTTTGATAAAAAATTAATAGATAATTTGATAACAAAAAAAGCTGCATTAAACGAAAGTATCAGCAAATTAAACCAAAAAAAACAGAAGCTTGATGAATTAAAAGCCTCCAATGTCGCAGCACTTGCTAAGTTAGATGAGGACAAGCAAAAGCTCGAAGCTTTAGTAAAGCAATTTAATCAAGAAAAACTAGCTGCGGCTGAGTTAATAAAAGAAAATGAAGAAAAACTTATATCCCACGCGATTTCAGTTGTAGATTCAAGTTCATCAGGTATAAACGATGTGAAAAGTGCTCTTCAGACTTTAAACAGCCTTATACCACAGCTTAGTACAGCTTCAGTTAAAGCCAAAGCAAAGGATTATGTAGCTAAAGGAAATACAAAATTGGCTGATTTAATAGCCAAGGCAGCTCAAGAATCACAACCAGCATCAAATAGCAGTGATACTTACAAAGCTACCTACTCCATGACTGCTACAGCTTACGCTGGAGGTACGTTAACAGCTATGGGCCTAAAGCCTATAAGAGACCCCAATGGATTAAGTACTATTGCCGTGGATCCAACAGTTATTCCATTAGGCTCAAAAGTTTTTATTCCTGGATATGGATATGCTATAGCCTCTGATACTGGAGGTAAGATTAAAGGAAACATTATAGACTTATATATGAATTCTGTGGCAGAATGTATTACATGGGGCAGAAGACCAGTAACTCTAAATTTAGTAGCTTACCCTGGTGAGTGGTAA
- a CDS encoding phosphoglycerate dehydrogenase yields MAVKVLFTYDYGKENMNSIKELGYDVSIIDEKKAAFSESIKDTEVLVCYNPFNSLDISLLKDLRYIQLSSIGIDQLPIDIVKQSNIQVCNNKGGYSIPIGEWIVMSILQLMKNSHGLYRNQLNKLWKMKTNILEVYGKTIGFIGTGSIAVEAAKRLKGFGVGLIGINTNGRNIDYFDECHSIEQLDQILSICDVVVITVPSTKETKHLIDKAAFSKLKRGAFLVNVARGSILDESALIESLKTGNLAGAALDVFEEEPLGKDSELWTLSNAIITPHNSWISEMRNERRWKLIYENLRRYINGEDLVNKVDLEKGY; encoded by the coding sequence ATGGCAGTAAAGGTACTTTTTACTTATGATTATGGAAAAGAAAATATGAATAGCATTAAAGAGCTTGGTTATGATGTTTCAATTATTGATGAGAAAAAAGCTGCATTTAGTGAGTCAATAAAAGATACAGAAGTACTGGTTTGCTATAATCCTTTTAATTCTTTGGATATTAGCCTGCTAAAAGACTTAAGATATATACAACTGTCTAGCATAGGTATTGATCAGCTTCCTATAGATATAGTAAAGCAATCTAATATACAGGTTTGCAATAATAAAGGTGGCTATAGCATTCCAATAGGGGAATGGATAGTAATGAGTATACTGCAGCTTATGAAGAATAGTCATGGTCTTTATAGAAATCAGCTAAATAAGCTTTGGAAAATGAAAACTAACATACTTGAAGTTTATGGCAAGACTATTGGATTTATAGGAACTGGAAGCATAGCTGTAGAAGCAGCCAAAAGACTTAAGGGGTTTGGCGTAGGGCTTATAGGCATTAACACAAACGGAAGAAATATAGACTATTTCGATGAGTGTCACAGTATAGAGCAATTAGATCAAATACTTTCTATTTGTGATGTCGTAGTTATAACTGTGCCTTCCACTAAGGAAACAAAGCATTTAATAGACAAAGCTGCATTTTCTAAACTAAAAAGAGGGGCTTTTTTAGTTAATGTAGCAAGAGGCAGCATTTTAGATGAGAGTGCCCTAATCGAAAGCTTAAAGACTGGAAACTTAGCAGGTGCAGCTCTTGATGTTTTTGAAGAGGAGCCTTTAGGAAAAGACAGTGAGCTTTGGACACTTTCAAATGCAATAATTACTCCACACAATTCATGGATTTCAGAAATGAGAAATGAAAGAAGATGGAAGCTTATATATGAAAATTTGAGAAGATATATAAATGGTGAAGATTTGGTAAATAAGGTTGATTTAGAAAAAGGTTACTAA
- a CDS encoding methyl-accepting chemotaxis protein: MKLRNKLSTKLILSIYVLLIITLVSIAVPSYFAIVNESDKVLTTQMEERVMCAWDVANGLDTTSISQETAKKAFEQYIVSRKVGDNGYGYAVTSAGVGLYHTDKSQVGVSLVNQEQIKVMLSNISKFDMQQYGMAQVLKVNYVHNDENKFAYYTYYKPWDMIIALSGYTSEFQGAKDKALQITVFVGIFILIIASLIAYLLSKSITKPIVKISEAMTEVKNGNLRINNIKIEGKDEVSALGNNFNAMVLNVSSMIEGIQANADRLKIQSSTLSNVSIELSKSSEEVSSAINQVANGATEQASNLVDISGIFEDFGTELDKILVLIDNVHGNSKIINGKASGSNSQLQKLVDSIEKIRQSFLGVSNKINELGVNINQIQEITTAINNIADQTNLLALNAAIEAARAGEAGRGFSVVADEIRKLAEQSKHSSKSISKIIGQVTSGAGDVINTTNDVSLELKAQTSTIEASINSFRDIITSIEQILPKVEEINNATQQIDRRKSEIINRIESASLVAEETSSTSEEISSSAEEMNSSASEVSNSASLLSEASQKISDQLNKFKV; encoded by the coding sequence ATGAAATTAAGAAATAAACTAAGTACAAAACTCATATTATCAATATACGTTTTATTAATAATAACTTTGGTTTCAATAGCAGTTCCTAGCTATTTTGCTATTGTCAACGAATCGGACAAGGTTCTAACTACTCAAATGGAAGAAAGAGTAATGTGTGCTTGGGACGTAGCTAATGGTCTGGATACTACTTCAATAAGCCAGGAAACTGCTAAGAAAGCTTTTGAACAATATATTGTATCGAGAAAAGTCGGTGACAACGGCTACGGTTATGCAGTAACCTCAGCCGGAGTTGGATTGTACCATACTGATAAGTCTCAAGTTGGGGTTAGTTTGGTAAATCAGGAACAAATTAAAGTGATGCTATCCAATATTTCAAAATTTGATATGCAGCAATATGGAATGGCTCAAGTATTAAAGGTCAATTATGTCCATAATGATGAAAATAAATTTGCTTACTATACATACTATAAACCTTGGGATATGATAATAGCACTTTCAGGCTACACTTCTGAATTCCAGGGTGCTAAGGACAAAGCCTTGCAAATCACTGTATTTGTTGGTATTTTCATTTTAATTATCGCTTCTTTAATAGCTTATCTTCTATCCAAGAGTATAACAAAGCCAATAGTTAAAATCTCAGAAGCTATGACAGAAGTTAAAAATGGGAACCTTAGAATTAATAATATTAAGATTGAAGGAAAAGATGAAGTTTCAGCACTTGGAAACAACTTTAACGCTATGGTTTTAAATGTTTCGAGCATGATTGAAGGCATACAAGCTAATGCTGATAGGCTTAAGATACAGTCAAGTACCTTATCAAATGTATCTATAGAATTATCAAAAAGCTCTGAGGAAGTTTCTTCAGCAATAAACCAGGTTGCAAATGGGGCTACTGAACAGGCTTCTAACTTGGTTGATATTAGTGGAATATTTGAGGACTTTGGAACTGAGCTCGATAAGATATTGGTTTTGATTGATAATGTGCACGGCAATTCAAAAATTATTAATGGCAAAGCTAGTGGAAGCAACTCACAGCTCCAGAAGCTAGTAGATTCTATTGAAAAAATAAGGCAATCCTTTTTAGGGGTAAGCAACAAAATAAATGAACTTGGCGTCAACATAAATCAAATCCAAGAAATTACTACAGCCATAAACAATATAGCTGACCAGACAAATCTTCTTGCGCTTAATGCAGCAATTGAAGCAGCAAGGGCTGGTGAAGCTGGAAGAGGATTTTCAGTTGTAGCTGATGAAATAAGAAAGCTTGCAGAGCAATCCAAGCACTCCTCTAAGAGTATTAGTAAAATAATCGGCCAAGTTACTTCAGGAGCTGGGGATGTAATAAATACAACAAACGATGTAAGTTTAGAGCTGAAAGCTCAAACTTCAACAATAGAAGCGTCTATTAACTCCTTTAGAGACATAATTACTTCAATTGAACAAATACTTCCTAAGGTTGAAGAAATAAATAATGCAACACAGCAAATAGATAGAAGAAAATCAGAAATTATTAACAGAATTGAATCTGCTTCTTTAGTAGCCGAAGAAACCTCCTCAACTTCTGAGGAAATATCTTCATCAGCTGAAGAAATGAACTCCTCAGCTTCTGAGGTATCTAATTCGGCAAGCTTGTTAAGTGAAGCTTCACAAAAGATTTCTGACCAGCTTAATAAGTTTAAGGTTTAG
- a CDS encoding DUF2628 domain-containing protein codes for MNLNPTQQELSSGIKLQEAKTFVGKNADYYINKWSILKSSPKRINWNFAAFFLSIFWLGYRKMYNTLLIILGIFIVTDIVQVSIGIDINNAIGYAISGALGVMGNSYYLNHMKKKIFKIKNYSSTEGEYYDMLEKAGGTSWLGVLISIAAVVVYFIISVFIYNFV; via the coding sequence ATGAATTTAAATCCTACTCAACAAGAGCTATCATCAGGAATAAAGCTTCAGGAAGCAAAGACATTTGTTGGCAAGAATGCAGATTATTACATTAATAAATGGTCTATCCTAAAATCTTCGCCTAAAAGAATAAATTGGAACTTTGCTGCATTCTTTTTAAGCATTTTCTGGCTTGGGTATAGAAAGATGTACAATACTCTGCTGATTATATTAGGTATTTTCATAGTAACAGATATAGTTCAGGTATCGATTGGCATAGATATAAATAACGCTATTGGATATGCCATATCAGGCGCATTAGGTGTTATGGGCAATAGCTATTACCTTAATCATATGAAGAAAAAAATATTTAAAATAAAAAATTATTCATCTACTGAAGGTGAATATTATGATATGCTAGAAAAAGCAGGGGGTACTAGTTGGTTAGGTGTGCTAATTTCTATAGCTGCAGTAGTTGTATATTTTATAATAAGCGTATTTATATATAATTTCGTCTAA